A stretch of DNA from Desulfosarcina ovata subsp. ovata:
TATAGTTTAAAAAGCCTTCGCTCTAAAGCGAGGGTTTTTTTTTGGCAAGGCATGGAGGGTAGGGTAAACCAACCCTAATTGCAAGGCACCGAACAAGCAACAGAAAACAAATTTTATTATTTTTTGTTGGAATAGAACTCTTATTGTGATTCGTCCATGAATTATTTAAGTTCTGGATACTTTCTATCCCATTTTGATTTCGCATCCTTTATTTTGTTGTAAAAATCATCTCTTATTTGTTTATCTTGGAACTGTATAGCATCTGCATGACGGCCTGGACAAATATTTATTTTCTTTTTTAGTTTAAAACGTATGCTATACGCCTGAGGAGGGTAAGCCGGATTGTCTTGAAGATCAGTTTTGTAGATACTAATTATGTTCCCAAACCAAAATATTACATCAACACTATCAACAGCATTTCGAACAGAACTTTTAAAAACATGTACGTAAGAAGCATCTACATTTGTTAAAATTGCATCACCATTGGCATGAGGATTTCTTTGACCCATTGCAATTGACGTACTAATACACTTGAAAGTACCAATAGTTTCTGTGTGATTTTTTGATTCTTGTATTAATTGCGCAATTCTTTCTTTTTCCTTTCGTTTGATTTCTTCCTCTTTCATTTTTCTTTCTGCTTCGATCCTTTGTAGCTCTTGTTTTTTCTCTTTGATAGTTGTTCTGTCTAACTCCTCATCATTTAATTCACTAATAGATAACTGAATGGCATTTTTATTATAAAGAACATCGTTAAATGATTCTAATCGCCAACCATCATCATAAAGACGAAAATAGGCTTTGCCTTTCCCGCCATCAGCGCAAACCCACTTAATTTGAGATGGAACGTTAATATAATTCCATATAAATTGGGCTTCTTTAACACCTGTTGCATCAGTTTGCGGTAAAATTGCATCTGCAATACCAGTAACCTCAACCTTAATATCAAGCGGATTTTTTAGTGTTATATATTTATCATCTATATTTTTAAAATAAGATTCGCCTCTCTTTGATAATAGGGTATTAGTTATAGTGTATTTTTTCTTTTGATACCAGAAATCATGTTGTAAACCAACCTGTAAACCGTTTTCATGAGGACTGATAATCCGTTTTATTATGAATTGAGAGTTTTCAATTAATGCTTCTGCTGTTGAGCGATCTAAGCTTTTACTTCCACAACCATAAATAAAAAATTGGTAAAATAACATTATTATAAAGATAAATGATATACATTTTAAACGAGACATTCTAATATGACCCCCCTTATTATTATTTGAATTTATGATATTGTTTAAATAAGTATGCTTTGAGTTTTAATCCTTATACTATCAAATTGGTAAACGTCACTGACGCTAGCTTTTAAAAGATCCAATTATATCCAGCTAAAATTATGGAATATGTCCGCAAAGTAGCCATTCCAGTCAATATACAAAAAGGGGCAGTATATTTACCTCTAAGATGGCAGATATCACTCAGTAATAGAATATTATCAAACCATTGGTTGCCTTTGTCGTTTTGTGTTTCCAAACTACATTCAGAGTATATTCATCTATTTTTTAAACAATTTATCAAAAATGTTATCAATCGTTTTATCTATTTTGTTTTCAAGTGTTTCAGTTTTATTATTGCTTATTGAAAAACGCTTTGTATTAGATTCTAAATGAACTTTTAATGAATTTGTTAATTTACCATCAATTTTTAAATTGTTATCTTTTTGGTATGCTTTAACAGAAGAAATCGTTCCTTTACCAGCGATACCATCAATTCCACCGTTATAATAGCCTAATCGTTTTAAATTTTTTTGAATATTAACAACAAATTCAGCATGGTTTTTGTTTTTGTCGTCGTCTTCCTTTTCCACATTATCATTTTTATTAATATCAAATAATTTGGTTTCATATTTAGTTGGTTTAAAATGAAGTATTTTGTAGTACGTATCGCCATTATTTTTGTTCGTCCATTTATCAAGATATACTTCTACAATACAGCTTTTCACTTTTTTATTTTTTTTATAATTAAAATATGGAGAGTATTCTTTATCGAAATACTCGAGACGCACAAAACCAACTTTGTTACATCGTTCACATTCACTCAATCCTGATGGAGAATAATCACGAACTTCCATAACTTCGTAATTAATTTTAGGATACATCAGATCTAGAAAACTCGCACCACCCCCAAAAGCATTTTGCAATATAGAATTAGATGTGCTAGAATTATCAAAAAGAGTGCCTCTCTTTTCTTTTGATTTTTCATATGATTTTATGTAATTAAATTTTTCCGAAAAATACTTTTCATTTTCTTTATCTTGCAATTGCTTTGGGGCTTTTTTTGTTTTGTTCACTACTTCTCTATACATGCTTGAGTCATGTTTGATTAAAGTATCATATTCGCCTTTTAAATACGACTCTATATATTTATCGATTGAAAGTATAACTCTTTGGCTTTCACTTAAATCACCTCTATCAGTTTGTTTTTTTCGTTTAGTTTTTTCTTCTTTTTCAAGCTTTTCAAGCTTCAAAACTACCATCATCAATGATTTATCATGTGCATTAAAGAATTTTATCATTTTCTCAGTATTGCCATTTATTTGCAATAATGGAACATCGTTTCTAGAAACTTCTTTTGCTTCAATATTATATTTTTTTAAAAGAGCTTCAATATAATCACCTTTGTTCATAAGATCGGCAACAAGTATTAAAGCAGTTTTGTCATCTATGAAATCTACAAACGCATACTCGTAACGTTTCCCATTTTGCACACTTTCCTGAGCCAAATATAGCTCAGATGAAAGTTTCTTAAAAAGAGTAATATCGCCATCTTGATCTTTGTATCTATAGTGTGATAGCGGCCAAATACCATCTTTTTGTTCGGTGAATTTAACTGTTTTAATAGATCCACTAATTTTATCTTGCTGTTTATATGAACCTGAAAGATCAACTTTTTCTCCCTTATCAATAATGGGGTATTCAGATTCATAGCAGCCATTGAATAGCAAAGAACAAATTGAAATACAAAGTATCAAAAAAACAAATCTTTTCATCTTACATTTCGCATTATTGATGCAGTATCTATTGAATTTCAGATCCAAAATATCGAAAGCCCTGAGAAATATAAATTTCATCTTGCCTCCTTTTAACACTATATTGGGAACTTTCATATGCAGAACAGTAATGATACGTGGAAAATGAAGCGTAAAATTTTTCACTTATGCTTTTTATCATATGCTTAAAGGATTCTTCTACGATAAAATTATTGGGGATTATTCAAAGGCAATGGGAAGCTTCAGGAAAGTCTTAGATGCGTCCAAAGCATTGGGCGTGATGGACGCCGATGCCAAATATGCCTATGCCCTTCAAGCCTATCGCCGCATGATGCTTATTGATATAAAACTTGGCAGGCTTGAAGACGGTAAGAATATAATGAAAGAGTATGAAAACCTTGCAGATGATGTGCTGCTAAAAACAGGTAAATCGATGTTCGGAACAACTGAATATTTCCGTGGTTATCTCTCGATCATGGATACAAATGCAGGAATGCTCTATTCATTGCTTCGAGACTTCAAAACCGCTGAAACATATTTCAAGAAAGCCTGGAAAAGAATTGACAGCATCGACCCGCAATCCAAGCATATGTGGGATCGCAATGCAATGGGTTCTTACTATGTCATGTATGGCACCTATTTTCTTGGTTTGCAGAACCGATACACTGAAGCGGCAGAATATATAGATAAAGGAATTAATTACCTGACACCATATTATATTGAGTCTATTGCAACGGAAATCGACATTGAAAGCGCTTGTATGAATGCGGCGGAGATGTATTATTTGCTTGGCGATAAAAAGAAAGCTCTTGATAGATTGGAGGCTGCGATTCAGTATGCTGACCGATACCACCGCAAGGTGGTAGCCTCCCAAGCCTTCACCCTTAAGGGGAAAATATGTTTCGACCAAGGGCAATATAATGAGGCGGCCAGCTCTTATAGCAAGGCGTTAGAGCTGATGAAAAACATTGAGAGCACTGAAAATTGGAAACGATACTACTATTCAGGCTTGTTAGCACAAAAAACCGGAGGGATCGAAAAGGCACTGGATTATTATAGAAAATCCATTCAGGAAATAGAAAAACTGTGGAGTGGACGTTTCAAAGACGTTCGGAGACAACTGTCTTTCATGGAAAACCGTCTGGTTGTTTTTGAACCCGCCATTGACTTGATGGTCCAGCAAACACAGTTCTCAAATGCCGTTGAATACATGGAAAAGGCCAAGTCTAGAAGCTTTTACGAAACAACATCCTTTTACAGAAAAGACTCTACGTCTGAACTTAACAGCACACCAATGACCGCCTCTGAGATTCGAAAATTTATTCCTAAAAATATGGTCACTATCGAATACTATGTCGGTGAAAAGGTAGCTATTGGATGCTTGATGACGCGAGACAGAATTTATGCCAAACGACTCGACATAAATGCTAAAGCGCTCGGCAAATTGGTAACCGATATGAGAGAGAACATAACAAATATGGGGGATTATGCTGATCCAGCGATTAAATTATACCAGAAAATCGTGTCGCCCTTTGAAAGCCGAATGCAAGATTTCGAACGGATTTGCATTATCCCTCACGGCGTCTTGAACTATCTGCCGTTTCAGGCCCTGGTGACAATCCCTCCCCAAAAAGGAAAAGAAATTGTGACGGAGGTATCTTTGCAAAGGGATATCCAAGTCGTGGCACGAAAACCCCATAAAGTGTTCTTTAAAGCACAAACAGGTTTCTTGATCGAACATTATGGTATCCTTTATGCGCCCAGCGCCACCATATTAAAAATGGTTCATAAAAAGAACAGATCACATAAGAACCGCTTATTTGCAGTAGGAAGTCCTCCACAAACCGAACAAGAAGGTATTGGAGAAATTCCGAAACTCGAATTCGCGGAGGCTGAGGTTAAAGATGTTGGCCGGCTTTTCAGCGATAAACTGGTACTGTTTGATACGCAAGCTACTGAGACGGTGGTCAAAGACAATATGCAACATTATGATTTGATACTGTTTTCAACTCATGCGAAGATGATGCGGACCGATCCTTTTCGTTCCTTCATTCTTTTCGATAAAGATTCGCAAAATGATGGCAGATTAACAGTTTCTGAGCTGAAGCATGTTTCACTAAATGCCGATCTGGTAGCGCTTAGTGCATGTGAGTCCGGTTTAATGGCCGGCCATAAAGGCTTTTCAGGCCAATCATTAGCAAACCTTGCGGATGAAAAATTTCCTCCCGGTGATGACATTTTCGGTTTTCAGCGCGCCTTGTTGCAGGCGGGTGCTTCTTCAGTCATTTCAACCCTATGGAGTGTGGCTGATGAATCAACTAGGGAATTAATGGTCCGGTTCTTCAATGAATTTCAAGAGCAGAAAAAAATTGACAAAGTTATGGCGCTACGCAACGCACAGATGTATCTCATTCAAGAAAAACCAGAATGGGCGCATCCGTTTTTCTGGGCACCTTTTTGCGTGAGCGGGGATTGGATGTAGCCTACCAAAGCAAGAAAAAAAGTACTTTCATTTTAGACTGAGTCCGATCAAATCAGGCATGGTGATTTTATAAATTTGATGCATTTAGTTTTGGTTCTCCGGATTGAGAAGTTTAAAACCTGGCTCCAATTTGCAGCAACAAGACCCCATCGTCATGCGGTGGCCCACCGATCAGCGCACGACCTTTGTCTACAAGTAGTAGGATTGTTCGAAATGTTTCCTTGCCCTTTTCAAGAATTCTTACCAACACCCTTGCCTGACTATCCGAGAATTCAAGAAAAGTAATTTCCAATATACGATTTGAAGGAAGTGTTATTTTTTCCTTTGCCTTTTCAGATAGCTTGGTCTCTGACCGTTTCAGTAAAGAAAAGCCACTAAAATTCAGAAGTGGCGATACCTCCTTGACCAGATATTCCAATCCGGGATCAACAGTGGTCGTATTTCGAGTTGCTTTAACAATTACCACCTCAATTTTTATCGTAGATGCAGAGGCAAATGAATTATGCGGACAGATTAAAATCCCCATGAAAAGCAACATTGATATTGACCGGATAAATGGTATTACATTCATCAACCGGCCTCCTTTTCGGATGTTTTTTCAGGTTGATACCAGATTAACGGCTGGCCACTTGCAGCGGTTTTTAACATGAGGACCTGTCCGCTGCCTGCATTGACTTCTTCCACGCTACTAACCAGGGTTGGTTTTTTGCCTATATGCATGGGAAGGAAAATAATCACGAGAACCGCAGCCACAGCTCCTATTGCCGACGGTATCCACACAGCAGGTAATTTAAGCCGTTCTTTAAATTGTTCCCACCGGCCACGCAATCGATCGGAAAAAGTTGGCAAAAAATCAACTTGGGCTTGGATGTTTTCCCACATTTTGTCAAAATCTATAGCTTGATCAGAATAATCGGCAGCGGACATGATTAATTCATTTGTCTCTTTCAATTCGGCAAGTAGTTCCCGACAAGCTGTGCATGTCTTCAAGTGGGCACCCACTCTTTGTTTGTCATTTTCTGACAGTTCATTATCGATGAACGCTGCCAACATGTTTTCAATAGATTCACAGGACATGTTCATTTCTTTTTGTCCTTTTTGATTTTTTTCAGGATAGCTCTCAAATTTTTAAGAGCCTCTGTTTTATTAGTACCCACAGCAATCCTGCTAATTTTAAGTTTGTGCACAATTTCATTATAGTTAAGGCCTTTCTGGGTCAATTGAAGGATTTCACGTTGCCTTTTCGGTAGTTGCTGAATACCAGCGTTGACCTTATCCATTTTTTCTTTTTTTTCTATTAGCGCTTCAATATCACCTCTGAGGTTTTTATCTATATCTTCTTCGATGCCAAATGGCACTTCGTCGCCTAATCTTTTTAGAGCATGCTTTCGTCTATGGTAATCCCTAAATTGATTAATCGCTATGGAGAACAGCCACGTTTTGAAAGATGAATCCCATTCAAAATCTCTCAAACCACGATAAGCTCTTAGTAGAGTTTCCTGGGTCAAGTCTCTTGCGACCTCATGATCGCCTACTTTTTTTTTAATGTAGATAAACAGTACCTGGCGGTGCCTATCGAAAAGGGAGTTGCAGTCTTGTTGATCACCTCCAAGGCACGATTCAGCTAGATCTATATCATCTAACTGCGGCTTAATATCATCTAACTGCGGCAAGGTGTTCCTCTACTTATTAAGTTAGACGTAGGATAATTTTTTTTATACAATGCTTTTTTCATAATATTTTCTGAGAATTATTTCAACAAGCTTTCTAAAGCCAACCAAATCTATTTTAGCATTTTCCCTGCCGCTTATCTTTAATGACAATTCTTTTTTAAGGCGTTGTTTGAATAAAATCGGGAAGGCTGCGTCTGAACTCTCAAAAAGCTCAATTCAAATTCAGAGAATTTTTTCTGAAACAAAAACATCAACATAAAGGAGAAGGAGGAAAAAATGAAAAAAAATGAATTGACCATAACTGTGGCGATTTTGTTGACCCTGTATGCCCTTATAAACCTTGGGGCAGGATACGGCCAATTCGCCAAGGATAGCCTGGTAAGTGGCACGGAATCCCTTGCAGCCGACATGGGGCAATGGGCCGGGGACGAAGCCGGATCAAAACGGGTCCGCAATCAGGGAATGGAAGCATCCACCATTCTTTATGGCATCGCCATTTTCATACTGGCGACCGGTGTGTTGGATCTTACCGGTTCAGTTGGTCTATTTGCTGGCGCGCGATGGGCGGTGCCTCTGGTAGCTTTCTTTCTGTTTTTTTCGAAACCTGCCCTTGTTAGCGCCACCGAGCCGATGGTGGCGGCGGGATCTCATCATACAGTCGGGTTGAAAAGCGATGGCGCTGTAGTGGCGGTTGGTGATGGCAATGGTGGGTTGGATGTATCGGGCTGGAGCGATATCATTCAGGTCGCGGCGGGGGATAACTATACTTTCGGACTGAAAAACGACGGCACGGTGGTGGCATCTGGTTTTAATGTTCGATTTGAGACGGATGTTTCTGGTTTGATCGACGTCATTCAGGTTGCCGCAGGATTTAATCATATCGTCGCATTGAAAAGCGACGGCACGGTGGAGGCAGTCGGTTATAATACTCATGGTCAATTGAATATTTCAGGCTGGACCGACATCATTCAGGTTGCTGCGGGAACTCATAATTCCGTGGGTCTGAAAAGCGATGGCACGGTGGTCGCGGTCGGACATGACGAATATGAAGAACTGGAGGTCGATGACTGGACCGAAATCATTCAGGTTGCCACGGGAGGCTATTGTACAGTCGGATTGAAAAGCGACGGCACGGTGGTCGCGGTAGGGCATGGCATCTCTGACAGCCTGGATGAATTGGAAATCACCGGTTGGACCGACATCATTCAAATCGCAGTGGGATATAATCATATCATTGGCCTGAAAAGCGATGGCACTGTAGTAGTAGCGGAGCACAGTATAGTCGCATGTCAATTGGATGTTTCAGGCTGGACCGACATCACCCAAATCTCCGCAGGATATAGCCATGTCGTCGGTTTGAAGAGCGACGGAACGGTGGTGGCTGCCGGAGATAACGAATATGGCGAGTTACAAGTTGCCGGATGGACCGGAATCATTCAGGTCGCAACGGGAAATGATCATACCGTTGGCCTGAAAAGCGACGGCACAGTGGTGGCGGCAGGAGATAACGAAAACGGTGAGCTGGAAGTCGCCGGCTGGTCGGACATCATTCAAGTTGCGGCGGGAGGTAACCATACCGTGGGCCTGAAAAGCGACGGAACGGTGGTGGTAGCTGGCAACAGTCATTGTAGTATATTTGTAGCCGACTGGACCGACATCATTCAGATTGCTGCAGGAGGTGACAATGCCGTGGGGCTGAAAAGTGACGGAACGGTGGTGGCAGTTGACTATATTTCCCCCGGTGTAACCGCTTGGACCGACATCGTTCAGGTTGCGGCTGGAGATTACCATATTGTCGGACTGAAAAACGACGGTACGGTGATGGCGGTCGGAGATTACGTTACCGGAGATTACGTTACTGGCACTGATGTTTCGAGCTGGACGGACATCATTCAGGTCGCGGCGAGAGCATCTCATATCATCGGTTTGAGAAGCGACGGCACGGTGGTCGCGGTCGGATATATTTATGGCAGCCGGGACGCGTTGGAAGTTGATGGATGGACCGGAATCATTCAGGTCGCAACGGGAAATGACCATACCGTGGGCCTGAAAAACGACGGCACGGTGGTGGCGGTAGGAGATAACGAAAACGGTGAGCTGGAAGTCGCCGGCTGGTCGGACATCATTCAAGTTGCGGCGGGAGGTAACCATACCGTGGGCCTGAAAGGCGACGCTACGATTATGGCGATCGGAGATAATAGCATTGGCCAGTTAAGCTTTTTCACCAACCCATTGCTGGTATCAGGAGATAGTAGCGATGATGACGGTGACGATGATAGTGATGATAGTGATGGTAGTGATGGTGGCGGTGGCGGTGGATGTTTCATTAACACACTGAAATAATAGTCCAACATTTTCATTGATCAAGGTGTGGTTTAGTACATCGATGGTGAATACCAGCACCCATCGGAGGCCACCAGCGGAATGTGGAGCTACAACGCCAATAATAAGTTACGACTCTGGACGCTTTATTCGGGTTCGTTTTAGTTAACTACCACCGCCCTTGGTGGTAGTTGACTATCTACGTTCTGTTTCTGCTGAATTCTGTTTTTTGGCAAGCCTTCGCCTCGTGAACACATACATTAAAATGGGGAGGATGGAAAATTTTATGGTTGAAAAACGACGATTTGAAGATGTTGAGGGCAAATTCCCTGCCGTAATAGATGAAAAAAGATCGGGCGAAAGGACAAAGGATCCGGTAATTCGCAAAATCCACAGACGAAATCTTCAGGCAAAACTTCGCTTGGCAAAAGGATTGCTGGCGCTGGGGCTCGAACCGAGCCGTGTGGAAATAGTACTTAACATTCAAATGCACAATGCGAATGGAAAAACAAAGTCAAAGGAAATAGTATAGGCATTAAAAATGACGACTTCCCTGAAGATACCTGCTGTAATCACAATAGCAAAGGGTGGCTGTATTGAAGCTACGGCGGCACTAACGCTCACCTCAATTGTATCCGCCGAACTCGTATCATCAACCAATGACAAATACCTATTGAATAACGAGGCGTTATGGATGATCCAGTGGGAAGGTCGGTTAAAACTAATGCAGGCCCTGGCACTGTGGCCCGATCACACAGTACTGGAGCTTCGATGGACTGCCCATCCGGACTTTCAGCAGCCCTCTCAAGGGCAATTATGGATCGATTTGGTTCTTAAGGCATCGGCCGATACCAAAGATGTGGCGGTTCAAGCTGTTGTCCAGGGTTATTTGCGCCTTCTCCCGCTATTGGAAACCCATTTGCCTAATATAACTTTCGAACCGATCATTCGGGAAAGTGTTCTAATATATCACCAAACCCCCTTTAAAACCCAATCCGTTTTGTCAATCGGGAGACTTAAACGGCGAATCGTTCTGTCTGATTCCTTGCCTCGGATATCACTGGGTTTCGGCCCTCTCAAAGAAGAAACGGGTAAGGAGGACTGTTTGGATTTGTGCTTTCCATGGTCAGCGGCTATGTTGACTTCGAACGAACTGGCTCGTGGGCTGATGTCATTGTTGGATCCCATCCAGCTGGTGGTTCGGCTGAAGGCGCACCGGCCTACATTCGACGATCTGCAGCGACTCGAGAATCAAATTGCCGAATGTGAGCGGTTTTTATCGGCCGGACGTGCGGACCACATTGCCTCGACGAAACAGGTGGCCATGATCCGGGATATGACTTTGCGGCAATTGATCCAAATCAGGGATGCTTCCTTTTGTGCTGATGCCTTTTTGCTCTCTGGTGTGCCCATGGATGAGGCTTTCGCCGTTGGCTTGGTCCAGATGATACTTGCCTCTACCTCTGATAGGGATGACAACAATTTATTTGCGGGTGGGTTCACTGTGAGCCCTTTGGACTTGGATAATTCGACACAACAGCGGGGCTTCAATGAAAAACCCATTTCGCCCCAAGAAGCAGCTGCGATCTTCTCGCTTCCCCTGCCGGCAAAAAGTGATGTGCCCGGATTGCCAATTCGGCGATGGCGGACTTCAACCATTTCCTTTTACGATGGAAACACTATATCAAAAAAAAAGATTGCGCTTTTCGATAACTTTCACAACGGGTGGTTGCAGCCGGTATCTTTGACCAATGAAGACCGAATGCGACACATGTTTGTCGTAGGGGCCACTGGTACCGGGAAAAGCGTATTCCTTGCCAACATGATTCTTCAGGATATCGCAAAGGGGCATGGGTTATGCGTCATCGATCCCCATGGGGATATGGTAGAATCCATCCTTACGCGAATCCCTGAACGGCGTGCCGAAGATGTTATTGTAATGGATGTTCTCGATGAATGGCCAGTGAGCTTCAATCTACTTCAATGGGACTCGATTGAACAGCGGGATATGATCATTGACGAAATGTATCATGCTATGGACCTGATGTACGACATGAAAGAGACTGGTGGGCCGATCTTTGAAAATCACTTTCGGAACATGCTCAAACTGCTTTGCGGTGACGGAAGTAAGCAGCGGAGTGGGTTCTCTCCCACGGTTCTGGATTTCGAGCGATGTTATCAGGATTCTGACCTGAGGAAATGGCTGAAGGAGAGAACATCGGAAAAAGAGGTAATCGATTTCCTACAGCAAATCGAAAAGGCTGATTATGGTGACATACGGATTTGCAATGTGAGCCAGTACGTTACAAGTAAATTTGGGCGATTTTCCAGCGATACCAGATTAAGACGTATTTTCGGCCAAAATAAAAGCAGTTTTTCTTTCGACGATATTCTGAGCCAAGGAAGAATTTTTCTGGTTAAAATGGGCAGAGGGCGTTGGGGAACCGAAGTAAGCAGGCTTTTGGCCAGTCAGCTGGTGGCTCGTTTTAAAATCGCCGCTATGAAGCGTGGAGCAATAAGCGAAAAAGATCGCAAGGATTTTTTCCTGTATGTCGATGAAGCCGGATTGATACCACCCGACAGTGTAGGGGATTTGCTATCAGAGGCCCGCAAATATCGCCTCGGCGTGGTTTTGAGCACTCAGTACACAAAGCGGCACTGGTTCAGTTCAATAGGTAATTTAGCTAAGGGGGTACAATTTTTCATTTTAATAACAGATAGTTATATTCAATATGACTGGTTTTTCAAGCCTGCTATAACATATTGATATTATTGGATCACCTATTGAACTGAACCAGTGCCCACAAAGCAGCTCAGCAGCCAAATATCAAAGGGTCGCAAGGACACCTTGATAGATAGTGTGATCGGTAATGTGGGGGCCACGATCGCATTTCGCTTGGGGCGCTCTGATGCCAAAGAAATGGCTGATATTTTCTGGCCTGATTTTTCCATGGTAGACGTTGTTCGACTGCCTAATTTCCATGGGTACGCTAAGATTCAACAGAACGCCCAAGTCACTCCACCATTCAGCTTTCGGACACGGCCGTTGAAAGGTCGCGGCAATGCAAAACGGTCTGAGCGAATTCGCA
This window harbors:
- a CDS encoding RCC1 domain-containing protein, coding for MKKNELTITVAILLTLYALINLGAGYGQFAKDSLVSGTESLAADMGQWAGDEAGSKRVRNQGMEASTILYGIAIFILATGVLDLTGSVGLFAGARWAVPLVAFFLFFSKPALVSATEPMVAAGSHHTVGLKSDGAVVAVGDGNGGLDVSGWSDIIQVAAGDNYTFGLKNDGTVVASGFNVRFETDVSGLIDVIQVAAGFNHIVALKSDGTVEAVGYNTHGQLNISGWTDIIQVAAGTHNSVGLKSDGTVVAVGHDEYEELEVDDWTEIIQVATGGYCTVGLKSDGTVVAVGHGISDSLDELEITGWTDIIQIAVGYNHIIGLKSDGTVVVAEHSIVACQLDVSGWTDITQISAGYSHVVGLKSDGTVVAAGDNEYGELQVAGWTGIIQVATGNDHTVGLKSDGTVVAAGDNENGELEVAGWSDIIQVAAGGNHTVGLKSDGTVVVAGNSHCSIFVADWTDIIQIAAGGDNAVGLKSDGTVVAVDYISPGVTAWTDIVQVAAGDYHIVGLKNDGTVMAVGDYVTGDYVTGTDVSSWTDIIQVAARASHIIGLRSDGTVVAVGYIYGSRDALEVDGWTGIIQVATGNDHTVGLKNDGTVVAVGDNENGELEVAGWSDIIQVAAGGNHTVGLKGDATIMAIGDNSIGQLSFFTNPLLVSGDSSDDDGDDDSDDSDGSDGGGGGGCFINTLK
- a CDS encoding anti-sigma factor family protein, whose translation is MNMSCESIENMLAAFIDNELSENDKQRVGAHLKTCTACRELLAELKETNELIMSAADYSDQAIDFDKMWENIQAQVDFLPTFSDRLRGRWEQFKERLKLPAVWIPSAIGAVAAVLVIIFLPMHIGKKPTLVSSVEEVNAGSGQVLMLKTAASGQPLIWYQPEKTSEKEAG
- a CDS encoding peptidoglycan-binding domain-containing protein, producing the protein MKFIFLRAFDILDLKFNRYCINNAKCKMKRFVFLILCISICSLLFNGCYESEYPIIDKGEKVDLSGSYKQQDKISGSIKTVKFTEQKDGIWPLSHYRYKDQDGDITLFKKLSSELYLAQESVQNGKRYEYAFVDFIDDKTALILVADLMNKGDYIEALLKKYNIEAKEVSRNDVPLLQINGNTEKMIKFFNAHDKSLMMVVLKLEKLEKEEKTKRKKQTDRGDLSESQRVILSIDKYIESYLKGEYDTLIKHDSSMYREVVNKTKKAPKQLQDKENEKYFSEKFNYIKSYEKSKEKRGTLFDNSSTSNSILQNAFGGGASFLDLMYPKINYEVMEVRDYSPSGLSECERCNKVGFVRLEYFDKEYSPYFNYKKNKKVKSCIVEVYLDKWTNKNNGDTYYKILHFKPTKYETKLFDINKNDNVEKEDDDKNKNHAEFVVNIQKNLKRLGYYNGGIDGIAGKGTISSVKAYQKDNNLKIDGKLTNSLKVHLESNTKRFSISNNKTETLENKIDKTIDNIFDKLFKK
- a CDS encoding CHAT domain-containing protein, with the translated sequence MLKGFFYDKIIGDYSKAMGSFRKVLDASKALGVMDADAKYAYALQAYRRMMLIDIKLGRLEDGKNIMKEYENLADDVLLKTGKSMFGTTEYFRGYLSIMDTNAGMLYSLLRDFKTAETYFKKAWKRIDSIDPQSKHMWDRNAMGSYYVMYGTYFLGLQNRYTEAAEYIDKGINYLTPYYIESIATEIDIESACMNAAEMYYLLGDKKKALDRLEAAIQYADRYHRKVVASQAFTLKGKICFDQGQYNEAASSYSKALELMKNIESTENWKRYYYSGLLAQKTGGIEKALDYYRKSIQEIEKLWSGRFKDVRRQLSFMENRLVVFEPAIDLMVQQTQFSNAVEYMEKAKSRSFYETTSFYRKDSTSELNSTPMTASEIRKFIPKNMVTIEYYVGEKVAIGCLMTRDRIYAKRLDINAKALGKLVTDMRENITNMGDYADPAIKLYQKIVSPFESRMQDFERICIIPHGVLNYLPFQALVTIPPQKGKEIVTEVSLQRDIQVVARKPHKVFFKAQTGFLIEHYGILYAPSATILKMVHKKNRSHKNRLFAVGSPPQTEQEGIGEIPKLEFAEAEVKDVGRLFSDKLVLFDTQATETVVKDNMQHYDLILFSTHAKMMRTDPFRSFILFDKDSQNDGRLTVSELKHVSLNADLVALSACESGLMAGHKGFSGQSLANLADEKFPPGDDIFGFQRALLQAGASSVISTLWSVADESTRELMVRFFNEFQEQKKIDKVMALRNAQMYLIQEKPEWAHPFFWAPFCVSGDWM
- a CDS encoding type IV secretory system conjugative DNA transfer family protein, translated to MTTSLKIPAVITIAKGGCIEATAALTLTSIVSAELVSSTNDKYLLNNEALWMIQWEGRLKLMQALALWPDHTVLELRWTAHPDFQQPSQGQLWIDLVLKASADTKDVAVQAVVQGYLRLLPLLETHLPNITFEPIIRESVLIYHQTPFKTQSVLSIGRLKRRIVLSDSLPRISLGFGPLKEETGKEDCLDLCFPWSAAMLTSNELARGLMSLLDPIQLVVRLKAHRPTFDDLQRLENQIAECERFLSAGRADHIASTKQVAMIRDMTLRQLIQIRDASFCADAFLLSGVPMDEAFAVGLVQMILASTSDRDDNNLFAGGFTVSPLDLDNSTQQRGFNEKPISPQEAAAIFSLPLPAKSDVPGLPIRRWRTSTISFYDGNTISKKKIALFDNFHNGWLQPVSLTNEDRMRHMFVVGATGTGKSVFLANMILQDIAKGHGLCVIDPHGDMVESILTRIPERRAEDVIVMDVLDEWPVSFNLLQWDSIEQRDMIIDEMYHAMDLMYDMKETGGPIFENHFRNMLKLLCGDGSKQRSGFSPTVLDFERCYQDSDLRKWLKERTSEKEVIDFLQQIEKADYGDIRICNVSQYVTSKFGRFSSDTRLRRIFGQNKSSFSFDDILSQGRIFLVKMGRGRWGTEVSRLLASQLVARFKIAAMKRGAISEKDRKDFFLYVDEAGLIPPDSVGDLLSEARKYRLGVVLSTQYTKRHWFSSIGNLAKGVQFFILITDSYIQYDWFFKPAITY
- a CDS encoding RNA polymerase sigma factor, which codes for MPQLDDIKPQLDDIDLAESCLGGDQQDCNSLFDRHRQVLFIYIKKKVGDHEVARDLTQETLLRAYRGLRDFEWDSSFKTWLFSIAINQFRDYHRRKHALKRLGDEVPFGIEEDIDKNLRGDIEALIEKKEKMDKVNAGIQQLPKRQREILQLTQKGLNYNEIVHKLKISRIAVGTNKTEALKNLRAILKKIKKDKKK